A window of Sphingobacterium sp. SRCM116780 contains these coding sequences:
- a CDS encoding DUF1345 domain-containing protein, giving the protein MTTLLFWITFCLSYILLSWYIFYHMPVALIVKKAASEDGSRLFVSIFILLASFTCLFAVLLIIIADSSTNMPKSLSVGICVLSIISSWFLVHTTYVFHYAHLYYADGVDGKGLDFPGNEKPDYVDFAYFSFVLGCTFQVSDIEVSSRKIRRVVLFHGLLSFALNTFVVALSINIISGLIH; this is encoded by the coding sequence ATGACCACGCTGCTTTTTTGGATTACGTTTTGCCTCAGCTATATCCTACTATCCTGGTATATCTTTTATCATATGCCCGTGGCACTTATTGTCAAAAAAGCAGCATCAGAAGATGGAAGCCGATTATTTGTCTCTATTTTTATTCTACTAGCCAGCTTTACTTGCTTATTTGCTGTTCTACTAATTATTATAGCAGATTCATCCACCAATATGCCAAAAAGCTTGAGCGTTGGCATATGTGTTCTGAGTATCATCAGCTCCTGGTTTCTTGTTCACACCACTTATGTCTTCCATTACGCACATCTATATTATGCAGATGGTGTTGATGGGAAAGGATTGGATTTCCCTGGAAACGAAAAACCAGATTATGTCGATTTTGCCTACTTCTCATTTGTTTTAGGTTGTACTTTTCAAGTTTCCGATATTGAGGTTTCATCCAGAAAAATTAGAAGAGTTGTTTTATTTCATGGACTCCTTTCCTTTGCCTTGAATACATTTGTAGTTGCCTTAAGTATCAATATTATTTCTGGATTGATTCATTAG
- a CDS encoding LLM class flavin-dependent oxidoreductase, with product MRNIALSVLDLAPVKKGCNTLDAYNRTIQIAQHAENIGYKRIWVAEHHNMEHIASSATSLIIQHIAAHTKSIRVGSGGIMLPNHSPLVIAEQFGTLETLFPNRIDLGLGRAPGTDQETAMALRRNNFNTAYQFPQDVAALQRYFDEQNCDSKVRAFPAEGLNVPLYILGSSTDSAYLAASLGLPYAFAAHFAPAQLAQASAIYHQNFKPSNALSAPYFIVCVNVIIANTTEEAEFLSSSLKNLFAGILTNTRAPLSLPTAEVIYKGIPSIEQAADNMLSCSFIGDKQTVKNQLEPFIDERQIDELMVISYIYDDQKCLKSFTLLKEALTD from the coding sequence ATGAGAAATATTGCTTTATCAGTTTTAGATCTTGCTCCCGTCAAAAAAGGTTGCAACACATTAGATGCTTACAACAGGACTATACAAATAGCTCAACATGCTGAAAACATTGGGTATAAAAGAATTTGGGTTGCCGAACACCATAATATGGAACATATCGCCAGTTCGGCAACTTCCCTTATCATCCAACATATTGCTGCCCACACAAAAAGTATCCGAGTCGGTTCGGGAGGTATTATGCTTCCGAATCACTCTCCTTTAGTAATTGCTGAACAATTCGGAACATTGGAGACATTATTTCCAAACCGTATAGACTTAGGCCTAGGAAGAGCACCTGGCACAGATCAAGAAACAGCTATGGCTCTACGCCGCAATAATTTCAATACGGCTTATCAGTTTCCTCAAGACGTTGCTGCATTACAGCGCTATTTTGATGAACAAAACTGCGATTCTAAGGTAAGAGCTTTTCCTGCTGAAGGTTTAAACGTTCCTTTATATATTTTAGGTTCAAGTACCGATAGTGCTTATTTGGCGGCCAGCTTAGGTCTTCCCTATGCTTTTGCGGCTCATTTTGCGCCTGCTCAACTGGCGCAAGCGAGTGCGATATATCATCAAAATTTCAAGCCTTCAAACGCATTATCAGCACCTTATTTTATTGTTTGTGTCAATGTCATTATCGCAAATACAACCGAAGAAGCGGAGTTTTTATCATCAAGCTTAAAAAATTTGTTTGCAGGAATTTTAACAAACACAAGAGCACCATTATCTCTCCCAACTGCAGAAGTAATTTACAAGGGTATACCAAGTATTGAACAAGCGGCTGATAACATGTTATCCTGTAGTTTCATTGGAGACAAACAAACAGTAAAGAATCAATTAGAACCTTTTATTGACGAACGACAAATCGATGAGCTTATGGTCATATCCTATATTTATGATGATCAAAAGTGTCTTAAATCATTTACATTATTAAAAGAAGCATTGACAGATTAA
- a CDS encoding FG-GAP repeat protein, protein MKYLSLITIILAVTFQSCQPNSQVKKSNHVDTVTLKDADTLNDTVSTNSSNIKRPTVPSIFMIDTYRIYEESEDPSTILNENWLDLYEENGQYYLAKVDYKIEDGYSECAGVPTKSVLSKRNSILFLNFPFLKVGKIENLKIIQGEIWPNDNVLYTFNNQQYQLKGYGKINSTSVQTNEKGHEEVFHDVENYKLTYSLNRGKEINMLQVDSFNDTFIKTLFVGDIDRDGKLDFIISNPTNYEENGILLILSSQIKDNNIEKSSFQQSVQFDC, encoded by the coding sequence ATGAAATATTTAAGTCTAATAACAATAATTTTAGCTGTAACTTTTCAGTCTTGTCAACCTAATAGTCAAGTTAAAAAATCAAACCATGTTGACACTGTTACCCTAAAAGATGCGGATACGTTAAACGATACTGTTTCAACGAATAGCTCAAATATAAAACGTCCAACCGTTCCATCTATCTTTATGATTGATACGTACCGTATTTATGAAGAATCTGAAGATCCAAGTACAATATTAAATGAAAATTGGCTAGATCTGTATGAGGAAAATGGTCAATATTACTTAGCAAAAGTTGATTATAAGATTGAAGATGGTTATAGTGAATGTGCTGGAGTTCCCACAAAATCAGTACTATCTAAAAGAAATTCCATCCTATTCTTAAACTTTCCCTTTCTAAAGGTTGGAAAAATAGAAAATTTAAAAATTATTCAGGGTGAAATATGGCCGAATGATAATGTTCTTTACACGTTCAATAATCAACAATATCAGTTAAAAGGTTATGGAAAGATTAATTCAACATCAGTTCAGACTAATGAAAAAGGTCACGAAGAAGTATTTCATGATGTTGAAAATTATAAATTAACCTATTCTTTAAATAGAGGTAAAGAAATAAATATGCTACAAGTAGATAGTTTTAATGATACTTTTATAAAAACACTATTTGTTGGGGATATTGATCGTGATGGTAAACTTGATTTCATCATCTCCAATCCCACCAATTATGAAGAAAATGGTATCTTATTGATATTATCATCACAGATAAAAGACAACAATATTGAAAAAAGCAGCTTCCAACAGAGTGTGCAATTTGACTGTTAA
- a CDS encoding class I SAM-dependent methyltransferase has protein sequence MNTRILQQEVQDFINQHLTESSTKIALKKSPFEGVTSSELAAQIDGKQRCLKKLPLWAQTTKIYYPDKLNLEQCSSEKTAQFKASLIQENTMLMDITSGFGVDDFYFSQRAKTVISCEINESLAAISQYNAKQLQANNIEVKALNGFDFLHDNQELKLDYIYIDPSRRVAQKKVFLLSDCEPNIVHLQEEFLERANHVFIKVAPLLDISAALTELKHVKEIYVISIQNDCKELLFIQEKGYVLKPTITAVRIVGDVIQKFPFSQQQETETEISLSTPLHYLYEPDVCLTKAGAFKSIAKAFDLQKLHQHTHLYTSDVYHPNFLGKVYEVSNIIPFSIFKKSKEKIKTNAVAKNFPLKTEEIKKKFKIIDGGELHSFFTTGSTDELIVIHASRK, from the coding sequence ATGAATACACGCATCCTTCAACAGGAGGTTCAAGATTTTATTAATCAACATTTAACAGAATCTTCCACTAAGATTGCTTTAAAAAAATCTCCTTTTGAAGGCGTTACTTCCTCAGAACTTGCTGCACAAATTGATGGCAAGCAGCGATGCTTAAAAAAATTACCGCTTTGGGCGCAAACAACAAAAATTTACTATCCTGATAAATTAAATCTGGAGCAATGTTCCTCAGAAAAAACTGCGCAATTTAAAGCATCTTTAATTCAAGAAAACACGATGTTAATGGATATTACAAGTGGTTTCGGTGTTGATGATTTTTACTTCTCTCAAAGAGCAAAAACAGTCATATCTTGTGAAATTAATGAATCCTTAGCAGCCATCTCGCAATACAATGCGAAACAATTGCAAGCAAATAATATAGAAGTAAAAGCTTTAAATGGCTTTGATTTTTTACATGATAATCAAGAACTTAAACTCGATTACATATATATAGACCCTTCTCGTCGAGTTGCTCAAAAAAAGGTTTTTCTTTTAAGCGATTGTGAACCTAATATCGTTCACTTACAAGAAGAATTTTTGGAAAGAGCAAATCATGTATTCATTAAAGTAGCTCCTCTCTTGGATATTTCTGCAGCATTAACAGAACTAAAGCATGTAAAGGAAATTTATGTCATCAGTATACAAAATGATTGTAAGGAGCTGTTATTTATTCAAGAAAAAGGTTATGTCTTAAAACCAACGATAACAGCTGTTCGCATTGTTGGCGATGTTATTCAGAAATTTCCTTTCAGTCAACAACAGGAAACCGAAACCGAAATTTCTCTTTCAACACCCCTACATTATCTTTATGAGCCAGATGTGTGCTTAACTAAGGCAGGCGCATTTAAGAGTATAGCAAAAGCGTTTGACCTCCAAAAACTTCACCAGCACACACATTTATATACTTCTGATGTTTATCATCCGAATTTCTTAGGTAAAGTTTACGAAGTTTCGAATATCATTCCTTTCTCCATTTTCAAAAAATCAAAAGAAAAAATAAAAACAAATGCTGTTGCGAAGAATTTTCCGTTGAAAACAGAAGAGATCAAAAAGAAATTTAAAATCATTGATGGAGGAGAATTACACAGCTTTTTCACAACTGGATCGACGGATGAACTCATTGTCATCCATGCCTCAAGAAAATAG